The following are encoded together in the Desulfobotulus mexicanus genome:
- a CDS encoding DUF2325 domain-containing protein: MTPMPPNNPLSLLVPFSTEQTWICQKARFLALWEIPQTMKCPLVGTCLSVEDHQKLLKKAGICVSRLCPAGLHAAVMENIDTETRVARRIDTFLKKKFDAQAREWLHTPEQEIRKLWRSGIETGELELPLYIIASRSDISPSLHAEAFGTLHMLGHTAKRDLLAARRTIARLEKLLAEERETARRIQKQERQKHDLLHAEILTLKKEANTRQTYTAVVPEKEETSKEIIETLGERLRRAQEKNQALIQRVRKLEEERKIYRCDAETEKIQPRIEKEDLHRLQNLSFTEKKEKHPKEIQSLEDKRILVVGGRPCMQSLYRHAVEKSGGRFEYHDGCIHGGRQTLEARVRRSDLVLCPVNCNSHGACGLVKDICRKHGKCLRMLDSSSRSAITSALAKAADPAPSDEGSTDLPLIAGNRFSSSSMACKE; the protein is encoded by the coding sequence ATGACACCCATGCCCCCGAATAATCCCCTCTCCCTTCTGGTCCCCTTTTCTACGGAACAGACATGGATATGCCAAAAAGCCCGTTTCCTTGCCCTGTGGGAAATACCCCAGACCATGAAATGCCCTCTGGTAGGTACCTGCCTTTCCGTGGAAGACCACCAGAAACTGCTCAAAAAAGCAGGCATCTGCGTCAGCCGTCTCTGCCCTGCGGGACTTCATGCCGCTGTCATGGAAAATATTGACACAGAAACTCGGGTGGCCCGCAGAATAGACACCTTCCTGAAGAAGAAATTTGATGCCCAGGCCAGAGAATGGCTACATACGCCGGAACAGGAAATCCGAAAACTCTGGCGCAGCGGTATTGAAACCGGAGAACTTGAGCTTCCCCTTTATATCATAGCTTCAAGATCCGATATTTCTCCATCACTGCATGCAGAAGCCTTCGGAACCCTGCACATGCTTGGACATACAGCCAAAAGAGATCTGCTGGCAGCCCGCAGAACCATCGCAAGACTCGAAAAACTTCTGGCCGAAGAAAGGGAAACTGCACGCCGGATACAGAAGCAAGAACGCCAGAAACATGATCTTCTGCATGCGGAGATACTGACTCTGAAAAAAGAAGCCAATACAAGGCAGACATACACTGCAGTTGTACCGGAAAAGGAAGAAACGTCCAAAGAAATCATTGAAACCCTTGGCGAACGGCTTCGTCGTGCCCAGGAAAAAAATCAGGCCCTGATACAAAGGGTACGGAAGCTTGAAGAAGAAAGAAAAATATACCGCTGCGATGCGGAGACTGAGAAAATACAGCCCCGGATAGAAAAAGAAGACCTGCACAGGCTGCAAAACCTTTCATTTACAGAAAAAAAAGAAAAACATCCTAAAGAAATCCAGTCTCTGGAAGATAAACGCATTCTGGTTGTTGGCGGCAGACCTTGCATGCAGTCCCTCTACCGCCATGCCGTCGAAAAATCCGGAGGTCGTTTTGAGTACCATGACGGCTGTATCCATGGTGGCCGGCAAACCCTGGAAGCCCGTGTCCGGCGCTCAGACCTCGTCCTATGCCCCGTCAACTGCAACAGCCACGGAGCCTGCGGTCTGGTGAAGGACATTTGCCGCAAACACGGGAAGTGCCTGCGCATGCTGGACTCATCCAGCCGTTCCGCCATCACATCGGCCCTGGCAAAGGCTGCAGATCCTGCTCCCTCAGATGAAGGATCAACGGATCTGCCCCTCATTGCGGGTAATCGTTTTTCCTCTTCATCCATGGCGTGCAAAGAATAA
- a CDS encoding type II secretion system protein GspG, producing the protein MKKILTSKIKWLRFPAYAALLLAFFVLWPRTADHLQAIALDVLHEINTQKDLQEIVLALQKHHRETGIYPAPEEMDEWLKQVFTDQPQYHLPIDRWGNALHYETTEDRMGFSLRSSGRDAIPGTSDDLGRTFFFFNQKEKPEKDTDLPPETILPPAQNLP; encoded by the coding sequence ATGAAAAAAATCTTAACTTCAAAAATCAAATGGTTACGCTTTCCTGCCTATGCAGCACTGCTTCTGGCCTTTTTTGTACTGTGGCCCCGCACCGCAGATCATCTTCAGGCCATTGCCTTAGATGTTTTACATGAAATTAACACCCAAAAGGACTTACAGGAAATTGTTCTGGCCCTGCAGAAACATCACAGGGAAACCGGTATCTACCCTGCTCCAGAGGAAATGGACGAATGGCTGAAACAGGTGTTTACCGATCAGCCGCAATACCACCTGCCCATTGACCGCTGGGGAAACGCCCTGCACTATGAAACCACCGAGGACAGAATGGGTTTTTCCCTGCGCAGCTCGGGCAGAGACGCCATTCCCGGAACCAGCGATGATCTGGGACGAACCTTTTTCTTTTTCAACCAAAAAGAAAAGCCGGAAAAAGATACTGACCTTCCTCCCGAAACCATTCTTCCCCCTGCCCAAAACCTTCCTTAA
- a CDS encoding DtxR family transcriptional regulator, whose amino-acid sequence MSESEKLSASLEDYLETIFHVVSEKQAARAKDIANRLNVNNSSVTGALRSLSEKGYINYAPYDLITLTAKGTELARDVVRRHEALKDFFTKILLISKNEAEDAACKMEHAISPNILDRLIQFVEFVDICPRGGSDWIKGFSRHCERLEAGGCENCISNCVNELKEKKDLIQNPEKSIIPLSRLKIGEKGVLSSMEGRASALRHLNEIEAGPGNVVEIEELDKESENLTIKIKGYHLILRIEDAEKIMVVPF is encoded by the coding sequence ATGTCTGAATCTGAAAAACTTAGCGCCAGTCTCGAAGACTACCTTGAAACCATTTTTCATGTTGTTTCGGAAAAACAGGCGGCACGGGCTAAAGATATTGCCAACCGTCTGAATGTAAACAATTCTTCCGTAACAGGAGCCCTCCGGTCCCTTTCGGAAAAGGGCTATATAAATTATGCCCCCTATGACCTCATCACCCTGACGGCCAAAGGGACAGAGCTGGCAAGGGATGTGGTCCGCAGACACGAGGCGCTCAAGGATTTTTTTACAAAAATCCTTCTGATTTCAAAAAATGAAGCCGAAGATGCTGCCTGCAAAATGGAACATGCCATATCCCCAAACATTCTTGACCGTCTCATACAATTTGTGGAATTTGTGGATATATGTCCAAGGGGCGGATCAGACTGGATCAAAGGGTTCAGCCGCCACTGTGAAAGGCTGGAAGCCGGGGGCTGTGAAAACTGCATTTCCAACTGCGTCAATGAACTCAAAGAAAAAAAGGATCTGATTCAGAATCCTGAAAAAAGCATCATCCCCCTTTCCCGTCTGAAGATAGGTGAAAAAGGAGTTCTTTCCAGCATGGAAGGCCGTGCTTCTGCCCTCCGCCACCTCAACGAAATTGAGGCAGGTCCCGGCAATGTGGTAGAAATCGAGGAACTGGATAAGGAAAGTGAAAATCTAACCATCAAAATAAAAGGCTACCATCTTATCCTCAGGATAGAAGATGCCGAAAAAATAATGGTTGTCCCTTTTTAA
- a CDS encoding DUF342 domain-containing protein, whose product MQEISSPTSESATDSKENLQRDLAYPILGKLAIENGLLTKEQLQQAIAEMHSHIKTTSEKPCPTLEEILINRGYIQPVSMEKLLASTLRSLDRQFCSMAEKKGLIDNKTCETALSIQAEAYRQGQLLSTVDILIEKNQITPEQRDSILEQMRSASAPPSDEAARASLAEKWKEQDRKKQITKNASKIPPEEMSIARMALQYNFIGTEQLQTAIEQWNADQSSRKPKKLSQILIDLGFVSRKQVSLLHATQLFHETRQMDQLFGRLCLIHNFCSKEEILRALDTQLAKFKRNRTIKLLGNILVEENILTHDQMFSLLREQKRIPDSQTPQPVTEEQPPIPEDAGVSVEISEDGLLALLIPSPQVSPKLTLDDLKKLITSAGVYFGIVPDSRLQTWLQETRLQQKSLEVAKGIPPENPKDAYIRYGFDPAYLKAGKIDADGNIDYFDRGEVPFVKSRTLLGERIPPVEGKSGIKVTGEEALPREPLDVELRAGNGAELSLDGQMVHALIDGQPHATLGGKISVLPEMTIEGNVDLKTGHVSFDGAIRIRGGVQPGFRVRAASADASEINDAEIHVDGDLVVRGGIIGSKIRAGGTVQAKFVVDSEIMAFGNIIVEKEIIHSKIRTSGTLALPKGKLIACEAAARNGLELYEVGTDMASPSTIFIGVDFYAQNEMARLKNKSRELKQILEKTQRQIEHGEKQQIETHEKITINAQKQEKSNLLIQKLSALSPPPEKKKEIISHLIKLKKTVEESESTVTRLFAEQDKILDDILKKQKEAEHTISLIEETRNEYDALQDWSKANRPKPILKVKSSVASGTCIAGTKARITLKESMRNMIFSEVQSIDYEGEPNWTIRMVNA is encoded by the coding sequence ATGCAGGAGATATCAAGCCCCACATCCGAATCCGCCACAGACAGCAAAGAAAACCTGCAAAGGGACCTTGCCTATCCGATTCTGGGGAAGCTGGCCATTGAAAATGGCCTCTTAACAAAGGAACAGCTGCAACAGGCCATTGCAGAAATGCACAGCCACATAAAAACCACTTCGGAGAAACCGTGCCCGACCCTTGAAGAAATTCTCATTAATCGTGGATATATACAGCCAGTATCCATGGAAAAACTTCTGGCCAGCACCCTCAGGTCCCTGGACAGACAATTCTGCAGCATGGCTGAAAAAAAAGGGCTTATTGACAACAAAACCTGTGAAACAGCTCTCTCAATCCAGGCCGAAGCCTACCGTCAGGGCCAATTGCTCAGTACAGTGGACATCCTTATCGAAAAAAATCAGATTACACCCGAACAACGGGACTCTATCCTTGAACAGATGCGCTCTGCTTCTGCCCCCCCTTCGGACGAAGCTGCCAGAGCTTCCCTTGCAGAAAAATGGAAGGAGCAGGACCGGAAAAAACAGATCACAAAAAATGCAAGCAAAATCCCCCCCGAAGAAATGAGCATAGCCCGCATGGCCCTTCAATACAATTTCATCGGTACGGAACAGCTTCAGACAGCCATCGAACAATGGAATGCAGATCAAAGTAGCCGGAAACCCAAAAAACTCAGCCAGATTCTCATTGATCTTGGCTTTGTAAGCCGTAAACAGGTCAGCCTTCTCCATGCCACCCAGCTCTTCCATGAAACAAGGCAAATGGATCAGCTTTTCGGTCGCCTCTGTCTCATCCACAACTTCTGTTCAAAGGAAGAGATCCTCCGGGCACTGGATACCCAGCTGGCTAAATTCAAACGAAACCGGACCATCAAGCTGCTGGGCAACATTCTCGTGGAAGAAAACATTCTGACCCATGATCAGATGTTTTCTCTTCTCAGGGAGCAAAAACGCATTCCTGATTCACAAACACCCCAGCCAGTAACCGAAGAGCAGCCTCCAATCCCAGAAGATGCCGGAGTTAGCGTGGAAATCAGCGAAGACGGTCTTCTGGCCCTGCTGATTCCTTCCCCGCAGGTTTCCCCGAAGCTCACTCTGGATGATCTCAAAAAGCTTATCACAAGCGCAGGAGTTTACTTTGGTATTGTACCGGACAGCAGGCTGCAAACCTGGCTGCAGGAAACCAGGCTGCAGCAGAAGTCTCTGGAAGTTGCCAAAGGCATCCCACCGGAAAATCCCAAGGATGCTTATATCCGTTACGGCTTTGATCCTGCTTACCTCAAGGCAGGCAAGATAGATGCGGACGGTAATATAGACTATTTTGACCGGGGCGAGGTCCCCTTTGTTAAAAGCCGTACACTCCTTGGAGAGCGCATCCCGCCTGTGGAAGGAAAATCAGGTATCAAAGTTACCGGTGAGGAGGCCCTGCCAAGGGAACCTCTGGATGTGGAACTCCGGGCTGGCAATGGTGCAGAGCTTTCCCTTGACGGGCAGATGGTACATGCTTTGATTGACGGTCAGCCCCACGCCACCCTAGGCGGAAAAATCTCAGTATTACCGGAAATGACCATAGAAGGAAATGTGGATCTCAAAACAGGCCATGTGTCCTTTGACGGTGCCATCCGTATCCGCGGAGGTGTGCAGCCGGGATTCCGCGTGCGGGCTGCTTCAGCAGATGCCTCAGAAATCAATGATGCCGAAATTCATGTGGACGGCGACCTTGTGGTAAGGGGCGGCATTATCGGATCAAAAATCCGGGCAGGTGGAACTGTACAGGCAAAATTTGTGGTTGATTCGGAAATCATGGCTTTCGGAAATATTATTGTGGAAAAAGAAATAATCCATTCAAAAATCCGTACCAGCGGCACCCTCGCCCTACCCAAGGGAAAACTCATTGCCTGCGAAGCTGCCGCCAGAAATGGCCTTGAACTCTACGAGGTGGGCACGGATATGGCCTCTCCATCCACTATTTTCATTGGTGTGGACTTTTATGCGCAAAATGAAATGGCACGCCTGAAAAATAAATCCCGAGAACTGAAACAGATACTGGAAAAAACCCAAAGACAAATTGAACACGGAGAAAAACAGCAAATTGAAACACATGAAAAAATTACCATAAATGCCCAGAAACAGGAAAAGAGCAATCTCCTTATACAAAAACTTTCGGCACTGTCCCCCCCTCCTGAAAAAAAGAAAGAGATTATATCCCACCTTATCAAACTCAAAAAAACTGTTGAAGAAAGCGAAAGTACAGTCACCCGGCTTTTTGCGGAACAGGACAAGATACTTGATGATATTCTTAAAAAACAGAAGGAAGCCGAACACACCATATCTCTTATCGAAGAAACACGTAACGAATACGATGCCCTGCAGGACTGGTCAAAGGCCAACCGGCCCAAGCCCATCCTAAAGGTAAAGAGCTCCGTAGCTTCGGGAACATGCATAGCTGGAACCAAAGCCCGTATAACGCTGAAGGAATCCATGCGTAATATGATCTTTTCTGAAGTGCAGTCCATAGATTATGAAGGAGAACCCAACTGGACCATCCGCATGGTGAATGCCTGA
- the ptsP gene encoding phosphoenolpyruvate--protein phosphotransferase, translated as METPYNDHLNLLCDMGDLSGILRDSDDIHMFLDRTVGLVARHLKAQVSSIYLYDDSVKRLILRATLGLKPESVGLVSLGADEGLVGRVFSSLEPLCTADGRMHPDFLYFSETGEERFLSFLAVPIQRGAVCIGVLVVQHEEADRFGSMDVRALRATASQLGSALENARLLLSMDSPGKNSLFHTSSIGLSLIKGKVASPGYAMGAALVLGDNRCDILREDTEPEVAGGKTCFYQALEKTCAELTALQDRFAQRLPESASLIFTAHFMMLKDPSFRRRIEEKIDQGFSPMAAVRAAARHYIAIFSASSHAYIREKVSDIEDFSCRLLRNLKPGDKEGRGSPSRGGIAIAGELFPSDILKLVSEDVTGIVLVSGGLTSHVAILCRSLQIPLVIVEDSGLLQIPEGTPLLLDGSTGNFYIRPDETVQETFARSRTAWLAADAVSGVLDGETHTSDGVRIRLLANINLLSEMALALKIGAEGIGLYRSEFPFLIRSSFPSEAEQYQVYRRLFEDMPGKTVTVRTLDVGGEKVLSHVDSGTEVNPELGLRSIRFSLLHRDVFEAQIRAILRAAEGAFAPRIMFPMISGLDEFREARSIVYACMESLKEEGLGFHENPEIGMMVELPAALGIIEDFAKEADFFSIGTNDLVQYMLAVDRSNPKVAHYYQPWHPSVLRSLARIADAGRKAGIDVSVCGEMGHESAFIPFLLGIGIRTLSLDPQFMPAVQQQIQKIDLQKAESHAAELLGMASTKALSEALGLV; from the coding sequence ATGGAAACACCGTACAATGACCATCTGAATCTTTTATGCGACATGGGAGACCTGAGTGGTATCCTGCGTGACTCCGATGATATTCATATGTTTCTGGATCGTACGGTTGGATTGGTTGCAAGACATCTCAAGGCCCAGGTTTCATCCATCTATCTGTACGATGATTCGGTAAAACGCCTGATTCTCCGGGCTACGCTGGGGCTTAAGCCCGAATCCGTGGGGCTTGTTTCCCTGGGCGCGGATGAAGGGCTTGTGGGAAGGGTTTTTTCCAGTCTTGAGCCTTTGTGTACGGCTGATGGCAGGATGCATCCTGATTTTCTTTATTTCTCAGAAACAGGGGAGGAACGTTTTCTTTCTTTTCTGGCGGTTCCCATCCAGAGGGGTGCCGTATGCATTGGTGTGCTTGTGGTGCAGCATGAGGAGGCTGACAGGTTTGGTTCCATGGATGTAAGGGCTTTGCGGGCAACGGCATCCCAACTGGGGAGTGCCCTAGAGAATGCCCGTCTGCTTTTATCCATGGATTCCCCGGGAAAAAACTCTCTTTTTCATACATCCAGCATAGGTCTTTCCCTGATTAAAGGCAAGGTGGCCTCCCCCGGCTATGCCATGGGAGCAGCCCTTGTTTTGGGGGACAACCGCTGTGATATTCTGCGTGAGGATACGGAACCGGAAGTTGCCGGTGGTAAAACCTGTTTTTATCAGGCCCTTGAAAAAACATGTGCAGAGTTGACAGCTCTGCAGGATCGTTTTGCACAGAGGCTTCCGGAAAGTGCTTCTCTTATTTTTACGGCACATTTCATGATGCTGAAAGATCCTTCCTTTCGCAGGCGCATTGAGGAAAAAATAGATCAGGGTTTTTCTCCCATGGCTGCTGTGCGGGCTGCAGCCAGGCATTATATTGCTATTTTTTCGGCTTCTTCCCATGCTTATATCCGGGAGAAGGTTTCGGATATAGAAGATTTTTCATGCAGATTGCTGCGTAATCTCAAGCCCGGTGACAAGGAAGGGAGAGGCTCCCCTTCAAGGGGGGGGATTGCCATTGCAGGTGAGCTTTTCCCATCGGATATTCTTAAGCTGGTCAGCGAAGATGTTACAGGAATTGTGCTGGTTTCCGGAGGCTTGACTTCCCATGTGGCTATTCTGTGCCGTTCTTTGCAAATCCCCCTTGTAATTGTTGAGGACAGCGGGCTTCTTCAGATTCCCGAAGGAACACCTCTGCTGCTTGATGGCAGCACCGGTAATTTTTATATCCGTCCGGATGAAACGGTACAGGAAACATTTGCCCGGAGCAGGACCGCATGGCTTGCCGCCGATGCCGTGTCCGGGGTGCTGGATGGGGAAACCCATACCAGTGATGGTGTTCGCATCAGGCTTTTGGCCAATATCAATCTGCTTTCTGAGATGGCACTGGCCCTTAAGATCGGGGCAGAGGGCATCGGGCTTTATCGCAGCGAGTTTCCCTTTCTCATCCGTTCCTCCTTTCCTTCGGAGGCAGAGCAGTATCAGGTGTATCGCAGGCTCTTTGAAGATATGCCGGGAAAAACGGTGACGGTCCGGACCCTGGATGTGGGTGGAGAAAAGGTGCTTTCCCATGTGGACAGCGGTACAGAGGTCAATCCTGAGCTGGGGTTGAGATCCATCCGCTTTTCCCTTCTGCACAGGGATGTGTTTGAGGCTCAGATCCGGGCGATTTTAAGGGCTGCTGAAGGTGCTTTTGCACCGCGTATCATGTTTCCCATGATTTCCGGCTTAGATGAGTTCCGTGAGGCCCGGAGTATTGTTTATGCCTGTATGGAAAGCTTGAAGGAGGAAGGACTTGGATTTCATGAAAATCCAGAAATAGGGATGATGGTGGAGCTTCCTGCGGCCCTTGGAATCATAGAAGATTTTGCAAAGGAAGCGGATTTTTTCTCCATCGGAACCAATGATCTTGTGCAGTACATGCTGGCCGTTGACCGCAGTAATCCCAAGGTAGCCCATTATTATCAGCCATGGCATCCTTCGGTACTGCGTTCCCTTGCCCGCATTGCGGATGCTGGCAGAAAAGCTGGTATTGATGTCTCCGTATGTGGAGAGATGGGGCATGAGTCTGCTTTTATTCCATTTCTTCTGGGTATTGGTATCCGGACCTTGAGCCTTGATCCTCAGTTTATGCCTGCTGTGCAGCAGCAGATTCAAAAAATTGATCTTCAGAAAGCAGAAAGCCATGCCGCAGAACTGCTTGGCATGGCGTCTACAAAGGCTTTGTCTGAAGCCTTAGGTCTTGTCTGA
- a CDS encoding substrate-binding periplasmic protein — MKAIRFSIISLIFSLCIYGISASAENITGASLNWEPYIGHEMPREGYVAEVVKEAFSREGYNLEIQYMPWARVVALSKEGRFDAYFPEYYAEELKEDFLISDPFPGGPLVFFQKKGANITYNSMEDLRSYKIGVVRGYVNTPEFDAAEYLTKDPVTEDMQNLLKLLAGRIDLMVVDKYVGLHLLRTQVPDRVNEIEIVEPPLGFNDLYVCFPKNTKDAEKRLKAFNKGLKDLKDSGQMKAIMASHGF; from the coding sequence TTGAAAGCAATCAGATTTTCCATCATCAGCCTAATTTTCTCACTATGCATCTATGGAATTTCAGCATCTGCAGAAAACATTACAGGTGCCAGCCTGAACTGGGAACCTTATATCGGTCATGAGATGCCCAGAGAAGGCTATGTGGCGGAAGTGGTAAAAGAAGCCTTTTCCAGAGAAGGCTACAATCTGGAAATCCAGTACATGCCATGGGCAAGGGTGGTAGCCCTGTCCAAGGAAGGACGTTTTGATGCCTATTTTCCGGAATATTATGCTGAAGAGCTGAAAGAGGATTTTCTCATTTCAGACCCCTTTCCCGGCGGTCCCCTGGTATTCTTCCAGAAAAAAGGTGCCAATATCACCTACAACAGCATGGAAGACCTGAGATCCTATAAAATCGGTGTGGTCCGGGGCTATGTGAATACACCTGAATTTGATGCCGCAGAATACCTGACCAAAGATCCTGTAACCGAAGATATGCAAAACCTCCTGAAACTCCTTGCCGGACGCATTGACCTCATGGTGGTGGACAAATATGTGGGGCTTCACCTCCTCCGGACCCAGGTTCCAGACAGGGTCAATGAGATAGAAATCGTGGAACCGCCCTTAGGTTTCAACGATCTTTATGTCTGCTTTCCCAAAAATACCAAAGATGCGGAAAAACGCCTCAAGGCCTTTAATAAAGGTCTCAAGGATCTGAAAGATTCCGGGCAGATGAAGGCCATCATGGCAAGCCATGGATTCTGA
- a CDS encoding ABC transporter substrate-binding protein, whose amino-acid sequence MKNNTAARWPFLLLSCLTLTLLNAPPLSAESNTGITDTQIRIGQSCSLTGPAMGLCKGMRDGAQLYFDFINSQGGIHGRQLKLITEDDAYNPEKCRKNTESFINDQNIFLLFGYVGTPTTEAVLPLIQEKNFPLFAPLTGARIFRYPVINEVFNIRASYIQETETMVDRLVKDRGIKKIAVFYQNDSYGTDGLNGVRIAASKHGIIPSDTVSYNRESPDTEKAVSQLMKSNPEAVILIATSEPAAQVIAGMRSAGSEAVFLNVSFVNGEDLAERLINHGIGVVVSQVVPFPFYRRVPLVAEYNQVNSELSPAKQADFAGMEGFTAAKALSRILSETPAPLTREAFMKSAELHENTDIGGFSFSFNKERRQGSDLVYLTQIGPGGFLRPIENLNQLYQFHPN is encoded by the coding sequence ATGAAAAATAACACCGCTGCCAGATGGCCCTTCCTGCTCCTGTCATGTTTAACCCTGACCCTGCTCAATGCCCCACCCCTGTCTGCGGAGTCCAATACAGGCATTACAGATACACAGATACGCATAGGTCAATCCTGCTCCCTGACAGGTCCTGCCATGGGACTGTGCAAGGGCATGAGGGATGGAGCACAGCTTTATTTTGATTTTATTAACTCTCAGGGCGGTATTCATGGCAGACAGCTTAAACTGATCACAGAAGATGATGCCTATAATCCGGAAAAATGCAGAAAAAACACAGAGTCATTTATAAATGATCAAAATATTTTTCTTTTGTTCGGATATGTGGGAACCCCCACAACAGAAGCTGTCCTGCCCCTTATCCAGGAAAAAAACTTCCCTCTTTTTGCTCCCCTTACCGGTGCCAGAATATTCAGGTATCCTGTCATAAATGAGGTGTTCAATATAAGGGCCAGTTACATACAGGAAACCGAAACCATGGTTGACCGGCTGGTAAAGGACAGGGGGATAAAAAAGATTGCCGTATTCTACCAGAATGACAGCTACGGTACAGATGGTCTCAACGGTGTACGCATTGCAGCATCTAAACACGGTATCATTCCCTCAGATACTGTATCTTACAACAGAGAATCTCCTGACACAGAAAAAGCAGTATCACAGCTTATGAAATCAAATCCGGAAGCCGTTATCCTTATTGCGACAAGTGAGCCTGCGGCACAAGTGATAGCAGGGATGAGGAGTGCCGGCAGTGAAGCCGTTTTTCTCAATGTTTCCTTTGTCAATGGTGAAGACCTTGCCGAAAGACTCATAAATCATGGAATAGGTGTTGTTGTCTCTCAGGTTGTTCCCTTTCCCTTTTACAGGAGAGTTCCCCTTGTGGCCGAATACAATCAGGTGAACTCTGAACTAAGCCCTGCAAAACAAGCTGATTTTGCTGGCATGGAAGGATTTACCGCAGCCAAAGCCCTATCCCGCATTCTGTCCGAAACCCCTGCCCCCCTCACACGGGAAGCCTTCATGAAAAGTGCCGAACTACATGAAAATACAGATATCGGCGGCTTCTCTTTTTCCTTCAACAAGGAACGCCGCCAGGGAAGCGATCTCGTCTATCTGACCCAGATCGGACCCGGAGGCTTTCTCAGGCCCATTGAGAACCTTAATCAGCTTTATCAATTTCACCCGAACTAA
- a CDS encoding substrate-binding periplasmic protein, with the protein MKFPGRIILILLMALTFTAQAEPERKLTGISLDWEPYIGAQMPRQGYVAQIVREAFEAGGGYTMDIEFMAWTWVVALADSGRYDFYFPEYYDTKLEEKYYISDPIPGGPLVFFKRKDTNIQYKNLQDLRPHKIGTVRGYVNTPEFDSADYLTKVEAMTDMDNIRNLLDGKIQLMIMDKYVGLHLLRTQTSGRAMEVEVMNPPLGVNDLHVCFPRNAENAEIHLEALNQGLQMLKDSGRIKEIMQSHGF; encoded by the coding sequence ATGAAGTTTCCGGGCAGAATTATTTTGATACTGTTGATGGCACTCACTTTCACTGCACAGGCAGAACCGGAAAGAAAACTCACAGGAATCTCTTTGGACTGGGAACCCTACATTGGTGCCCAGATGCCGCGACAGGGCTATGTGGCACAGATAGTCCGGGAAGCCTTTGAAGCGGGTGGTGGCTATACAATGGATATAGAATTCATGGCATGGACATGGGTGGTTGCCTTAGCTGATTCCGGCAGGTATGATTTTTACTTCCCGGAATATTACGACACAAAGCTTGAAGAAAAATATTATATATCAGATCCCATTCCAGGCGGGCCACTTGTTTTTTTTAAAAGAAAAGACACAAACATCCAGTACAAAAATCTTCAGGATCTCAGACCCCATAAAATAGGAACAGTCCGTGGCTATGTAAACACTCCCGAGTTTGACAGTGCAGACTATCTGACCAAGGTGGAAGCCATGACGGATATGGATAATATCCGAAATCTCCTTGACGGAAAAATCCAACTGATGATCATGGACAAGTACGTTGGTCTCCACCTTCTGCGCACCCAGACCTCTGGCAGAGCCATGGAAGTTGAGGTCATGAATCCTCCATTAGGCGTAAATGATCTCCATGTATGTTTCCCCAGAAATGCCGAAAATGCGGAAATTCATCTGGAGGCATTGAATCAGGGCTTACAAATGCTTAAAGACTCCGGGCGCATCAAAGAAATCATGCAAAGCCACGGCTTCTGA